In Mesorhizobium sp. 113-3-3, a genomic segment contains:
- the murD gene encoding UDP-N-acetylmuramoyl-L-alanine--D-glutamate ligase, with translation MIPAASFAGKHVSLFGLGGSGIATARALIEGGAQVLAWDDNPDSVAKAAATGIATADLRGADWAVFSAFVLSPGVPLTHPKPHWTVELAKGAGVEIIGDIELFCRERILQAPTAPFIAITGTNGKSTTTALTAHILKSAGRDTQMGGNIGRAVMTLDPPNPDRHYVVECSSYQIDLAPSINPTAGILLNLTPDHLDRHGTMQHYASIKERLVAGSETAIIGIDDSWCAQIAERLERAGRQVIRISKRLPLTDGYFADGTNLMEAVHGRYSKVAFLEGIGSLRGQHNAQNALAAVAACLKVGLDLGEIQSGLESFPGLAHRMEQVGRKDHVLFVNDSKATNADAAAPALSSFPRIYWIAGGLPKEGGIEPLRGFFPRIAKAYLIGEAAPAFSATLGEAVPYEISGTLAAAVEHAAHDAAKDDSGEVVVLLSPACASFDQFKNFEVRGEAFRQAASAIDGVKPIGGAR, from the coding sequence TTGATCCCCGCCGCATCCTTCGCAGGCAAGCATGTTTCGCTCTTCGGGCTCGGTGGCTCGGGGATCGCGACCGCGCGGGCATTGATCGAGGGCGGCGCGCAGGTGCTGGCCTGGGATGACAATCCCGACAGCGTCGCCAAGGCGGCCGCCACCGGTATCGCCACCGCCGATCTGCGGGGGGCGGACTGGGCTGTTTTCTCCGCCTTCGTGTTGTCGCCAGGCGTGCCGCTGACGCATCCCAAGCCGCATTGGACGGTGGAGCTGGCGAAGGGCGCCGGCGTCGAGATCATCGGCGACATCGAACTTTTCTGCCGTGAGCGGATTCTGCAAGCCCCGACGGCGCCTTTCATCGCCATCACCGGCACCAACGGCAAGTCGACGACGACGGCGCTCACGGCGCATATCCTCAAATCGGCGGGCCGCGACACCCAGATGGGCGGCAATATCGGCCGCGCGGTGATGACGCTCGATCCGCCGAACCCCGATCGCCACTATGTCGTCGAGTGCTCATCCTACCAGATCGACCTCGCGCCCTCGATCAATCCAACGGCGGGCATCCTGCTCAATCTGACGCCGGACCATCTCGACCGCCACGGCACCATGCAGCACTACGCCTCGATCAAGGAGCGGCTGGTGGCCGGCAGCGAGACGGCGATCATCGGCATCGACGATTCCTGGTGCGCGCAGATCGCCGAACGGCTGGAGCGGGCAGGGCGGCAGGTCATCCGCATTTCCAAGCGGCTGCCGCTGACCGACGGCTATTTCGCCGACGGCACCAATCTGATGGAGGCCGTGCACGGCCGCTACAGCAAGGTCGCCTTCCTCGAGGGCATCGGCTCACTGCGCGGCCAGCATAATGCGCAGAACGCCCTTGCCGCGGTCGCCGCTTGCCTCAAGGTCGGGCTCGACCTCGGCGAAATCCAGTCGGGGCTCGAAAGTTTTCCGGGTCTCGCGCACCGCATGGAGCAGGTCGGCCGCAAGGACCACGTGCTGTTCGTCAACGATTCCAAGGCGACCAATGCGGATGCGGCAGCACCGGCGCTGTCGAGCTTTCCGCGCATCTACTGGATCGCCGGCGGCCTGCCCAAGGAAGGCGGCATCGAGCCGCTGCGCGGCTTCTTCCCCCGCATCGCCAAGGCCTATCTGATCGGCGAGGCGGCACCCGCCTTTTCGGCGACGCTGGGCGAGGCGGTGCCCTACGAGATCTCGGGCACGCTGGCGGCGGCGGTGGAGCATGCCGCGCATGATGCGGCCAAGGACGACAGCGGCGAAGTGGTGGTGCTGTTGTCGCCGGCCTGCGCCAGTTTCGACCAGTTCAAGAATTTCGAAGTTCGCGGCGAAGCCTTCAGGCAAGCTGCGAGCGCTATAGATGGCGTCAAACCCATCGGAGGGGCACGATAA
- the murB gene encoding UDP-N-acetylmuramate dehydrogenase, which produces MMHGQALIDKLGDRLAGLRGRLTPNAEMDKITWFRAGGLAEVLFQPADEEDLAAFLRAVPEEIPLTIVGVGSNLLVRDGGIPGFVIRLSAKGFGEAEIVSPIRIKAGAATPDKRVAALALEAGIGGFHFYHGIPGAIGGALRMNAGANGVETRERVVEVRALDRNGNVQTLSNAEMGYAYRHSSAPAGLIFTSAVFEGFAEDQATIKAAMDAVQNHRETVQPIREKTGGSTFKNPEGTSAWKEIDKAGCRGLMIGGAQMSPMHCNFMINTGTATGYDLEYLGETVRARVLEHSGIRLHWEIKRIGNFRPGHAVQEFLGQLL; this is translated from the coding sequence ATGATGCACGGCCAGGCCCTGATCGACAAACTCGGCGACCGGCTTGCCGGCCTGCGCGGCCGGCTCACGCCGAATGCCGAGATGGACAAGATCACCTGGTTCCGCGCCGGCGGCCTGGCCGAGGTGCTGTTCCAGCCGGCCGACGAGGAAGACCTTGCCGCGTTCCTGCGCGCGGTTCCCGAGGAGATACCGCTGACCATTGTCGGCGTCGGCTCGAACCTTCTGGTTCGCGACGGCGGCATTCCGGGCTTTGTCATCCGGCTTTCGGCCAAGGGCTTTGGCGAGGCCGAGATCGTTTCGCCGATCAGGATCAAGGCGGGCGCCGCCACGCCCGACAAGCGCGTGGCGGCCCTTGCGCTCGAGGCCGGCATTGGCGGCTTCCATTTTTATCACGGCATTCCGGGCGCCATCGGCGGGGCACTGAGGATGAATGCCGGCGCCAATGGCGTCGAGACGCGCGAGCGTGTCGTCGAGGTGCGCGCGCTCGACCGCAACGGCAATGTCCAGACGCTGAGCAATGCCGAGATGGGCTATGCCTATCGCCATTCGTCCGCCCCTGCCGGGCTGATCTTCACGTCGGCGGTGTTTGAGGGCTTTGCCGAGGACCAGGCCACGATCAAGGCGGCGATGGATGCCGTGCAGAACCACCGCGAGACTGTACAGCCGATCCGCGAGAAGACCGGCGGCTCGACCTTCAAGAATCCGGAAGGCACGTCGGCCTGGAAGGAGATCGACAAGGCGGGCTGCCGCGGCCTGATGATCGGTGGCGCGCAGATGTCGCCGATGCATTGCAATTTCATGATCAACACCGGAACGGCGACGGGCTATGATCTCGAATATCTCGGCGAGACGGTGCGCGCCCGCGTGCTCGAACATTCGGGCATCCGGCTGCACTGGGAGATCAAGCGCATCGGCAATTTCCGACCCGGCCATGCCGTCCAGGAGTTTTTGGGGCAGCTCCTCTAG
- a CDS encoding UDP-N-acetylmuramoylalanyl-D-glutamyl-2,6-diaminopimelate--D-alanyl-D-alanine ligase has translation MSLLWTSEALVAAMDGRPLGPMPEGISGISIDSRSLQPGDAFFAIKGEAMDGHDFATAAIKAGAGVLVVAEGKLPSLGRLTAPIIVVEDVLVALEKLGVAARARSQAKIIAVTGSAGKTTTKEALRHVLSAVGKVHASAQSFNNHWGVPLTLARMPEDCDYAIFEIGMNHPDEIRPLVKMVRPHVAIVTIIAAAHLGFFRNLDEIAKAKAEIFEGLEPEGAAVLNRDDARFKLLDKMAHAAGVEHVYGFGENARSTFKLTKCELHADHSDIAARIGGHDMIARIGAPGRHMVQNVLAVLGAAQLVGADLDKVAIALNDLSAERGRGKRHVLRHPGGPITLIDESYNANPASMAAAMALLNATPVTGEGRRIAVLGDMLELGDHSTKLHVALADLIVGTGTQTVFLGGPEMRALAEALPEDIKTEYRAGVEELKPVLLAALKPGDVVMIKSSKGIGFAKLVDALLGKYPAETTTSKLT, from the coding sequence ATGAGTTTGCTGTGGACCTCCGAGGCGCTGGTTGCCGCCATGGACGGGCGGCCGCTCGGGCCTATGCCGGAAGGCATATCGGGCATTTCGATCGACAGCCGCAGCCTGCAGCCGGGTGACGCCTTCTTCGCCATCAAGGGCGAGGCGATGGATGGCCATGACTTCGCCACCGCCGCCATCAAGGCCGGCGCCGGCGTGCTGGTGGTGGCAGAAGGCAAGCTGCCTTCGCTCGGCCGGCTGACGGCGCCGATCATCGTCGTCGAGGATGTGCTGGTCGCACTGGAAAAGCTGGGCGTCGCGGCGCGTGCCCGCTCCCAGGCCAAGATCATCGCGGTCACCGGTTCGGCGGGCAAGACCACGACCAAGGAAGCGCTGCGCCATGTGCTGTCGGCCGTCGGCAAGGTGCATGCCTCGGCGCAGTCCTTCAACAACCACTGGGGCGTGCCGCTGACTCTCGCGCGCATGCCCGAGGATTGCGACTATGCCATCTTCGAGATCGGCATGAACCATCCCGACGAGATCCGGCCGTTGGTGAAGATGGTGCGGCCGCATGTCGCCATCGTCACCATCATCGCGGCGGCGCATCTCGGTTTCTTCCGCAATCTCGACGAGATCGCCAAGGCCAAGGCCGAGATTTTTGAAGGGCTGGAGCCCGAAGGTGCCGCCGTCCTCAACCGCGACGATGCGCGTTTCAAGCTTCTCGACAAGATGGCGCATGCCGCCGGCGTCGAGCATGTCTACGGCTTCGGCGAGAATGCGCGCTCGACCTTCAAACTGACCAAATGCGAATTGCACGCCGACCATTCCGACATCGCCGCCAGGATCGGCGGCCATGACATGATCGCCCGCATCGGCGCACCTGGCCGGCACATGGTGCAGAACGTGCTGGCGGTTCTGGGCGCGGCACAGCTGGTTGGCGCCGATCTCGACAAGGTGGCAATCGCGCTGAACGATCTCTCGGCCGAGCGCGGCCGCGGCAAACGCCATGTGTTGCGGCATCCCGGCGGCCCGATCACGCTGATCGACGAGAGCTACAACGCCAATCCGGCCTCGATGGCGGCGGCGATGGCGCTGCTCAACGCGACGCCGGTGACGGGCGAGGGGCGCCGCATCGCCGTGCTCGGCGACATGCTGGAACTCGGCGACCATTCGACGAAGCTGCACGTCGCCCTTGCCGATCTCATCGTCGGCACCGGCACGCAGACAGTCTTTCTCGGCGGTCCCGAAATGCGGGCGCTGGCGGAAGCGCTGCCTGAAGACATCAAGACGGAATACCGCGCCGGCGTCGAGGAATTGAAGCCGGTGCTGCTTGCCGCGCTGAAGCCGGGCGACGTGGTGATGATCAAATCGTCGAAGGGCATCGGTTTTGCAAAACTGGTCGATGCGCTGCTGGGCAAATATCCGGCTGAAACGACAACCAGCAAACTGACCTAG
- the ftsW gene encoding putative lipid II flippase FtsW, with translation MQSRLDKSPVATWWWTIDRWFLAAFLSLMGLGIVLSFAASPAVAERIGLDSFHFATRQIIFTVPALGVMLAVSFLDSRQIRRMSLIMLCLMLVLMVAVLYVGVEVKGARRWVSLAGLSIQPSEFLKPAFVIMCAWLFAEHKRQPDIPGNLFAMLLLVLVVSLLVAQPDLGQTMLTTGTWGIMFFMAGLPWLWIIVLGAAGVGGVFAAYTVFPHVALRIDKFLTGEGDTFQVDMGRDALINGGWFGVGPGEGTVKRVIPDSHADFVFSVAGEEFGLIMCFFIMSIFAFIVLRGLNTALKEHDDFTRYAVGGLVTVFGLQAVINMCVNLQLVPAKGMTLPFISYGGSSQIAIAISMGMVLALTRKRPEKRKQMGFALPQRALPAE, from the coding sequence ATGCAGAGCCGTCTCGACAAAAGTCCTGTCGCAACCTGGTGGTGGACGATCGATCGCTGGTTCCTGGCGGCGTTCCTGTCGCTGATGGGGCTGGGCATCGTCCTGTCCTTTGCCGCCAGCCCGGCGGTGGCCGAACGCATCGGCCTCGACAGTTTCCACTTCGCCACAAGGCAGATCATCTTCACCGTGCCCGCGCTCGGCGTGATGCTGGCCGTGTCCTTCCTCGATTCCCGGCAGATCCGGCGCATGTCGCTGATCATGCTGTGCCTGATGCTGGTGCTGATGGTGGCGGTGCTCTATGTCGGCGTCGAGGTGAAGGGCGCGCGGCGCTGGGTTTCGCTCGCCGGCCTGTCGATCCAGCCGTCCGAGTTCCTGAAGCCGGCCTTCGTCATCATGTGCGCCTGGCTGTTCGCCGAACACAAGCGCCAGCCCGACATTCCGGGCAATTTGTTCGCCATGCTGCTGCTGGTGCTGGTCGTGTCGCTGCTGGTGGCGCAGCCGGACCTCGGCCAGACCATGCTGACGACCGGCACCTGGGGCATCATGTTCTTCATGGCGGGGCTGCCCTGGCTGTGGATCATCGTGCTGGGCGCGGCCGGCGTCGGCGGCGTCTTCGCCGCCTATACGGTGTTTCCGCACGTGGCACTGCGCATCGACAAGTTCCTTACCGGCGAGGGCGACACGTTCCAGGTCGACATGGGACGCGACGCGCTGATCAATGGCGGCTGGTTCGGCGTCGGTCCTGGCGAGGGCACGGTCAAGCGGGTCATCCCCGACAGCCATGCCGACTTCGTCTTCTCGGTCGCCGGCGAGGAATTCGGGCTGATCATGTGTTTTTTCATCATGTCGATCTTCGCCTTCATCGTGCTGCGCGGCCTCAACACGGCGCTGAAGGAACATGACGACTTCACCCGCTATGCGGTCGGCGGTCTCGTCACCGTGTTCGGCCTGCAGGCCGTCATCAACATGTGCGTCAACCTGCAGCTGGTGCCGGCCAAGGGCATGACGCTGCCTTTCATCTCCTATGGCGGCTCCTCGCAGATCGCCATCGCCATCTCGATGGGCATGGTGCTGGCGCTGACGCGCAAGCGGCCGGAGAAGCGCAAGCAGATGGGTTTTGCGCTGCCGCAGCGCGCCTTGCCGGCGGAGTGA
- a CDS encoding UDP-N-acetylmuramoyl-L-alanyl-D-glutamate--2,6-diaminopimelate ligase: protein MKLRDLAGILPVEGTASADLEVTGISSDSRQVKPGVVFFALAGTKADGAAYAADAAKRGALAVVAGKGGSIAGLPVPVLAVDDPRLALALSAARYFGKQPQTMVAVTGTSGKTSVAAFTRQIWEQAGYAAASIGTTGVVAPGRNEYGSLTTPDPVALHQLLRELADAGVTHASMEASSHGLDQRRLDGVKLAAGGFTNLGRDHMDYHPTVEEYHRAKLRLFDTLLPKGAPAVIFADDPWSAPTIQAAQAAGLKVLTVGRHGDFLTLKRVEHERHRQRAEVEAEGVLYEIDLPLAGDFQISNALVSAGLAISTGTPVAKALMSLEKLKGAPGRLDLVGTTASGAPVYVDYAHKPDALENVLASVRPFTTGRVMVVFGCGGDRDRGKRPIMGEIATRLADVVIVTDDNPRSEVPEMIRAAILAAAPGAIEIGDRRKAIHEAVGMLHAGDTLIVAGKGHEEGQTVGSETLHFSDHEEVRAALRERAA from the coding sequence ATGAAGCTCAGAGATCTAGCCGGTATCCTGCCAGTCGAAGGAACAGCTTCCGCCGATCTGGAGGTAACCGGGATTTCGTCCGATTCCCGCCAGGTAAAACCGGGCGTCGTCTTTTTTGCGCTCGCCGGAACCAAGGCGGACGGTGCGGCCTATGCTGCCGACGCGGCCAAGCGCGGCGCGCTGGCGGTCGTGGCAGGAAAGGGCGGTTCCATCGCCGGACTGCCGGTTCCGGTGCTGGCGGTCGATGATCCGCGCCTGGCGCTGGCGCTGAGTGCCGCCCGCTATTTCGGCAAGCAGCCGCAGACCATGGTCGCGGTGACCGGTACCAGCGGCAAGACCTCGGTCGCCGCCTTCACCAGGCAGATCTGGGAGCAGGCGGGCTATGCCGCGGCTTCTATCGGCACCACCGGCGTGGTGGCGCCCGGCCGCAACGAATATGGCTCGCTGACCACGCCCGATCCGGTCGCCCTGCACCAATTGCTGCGGGAATTGGCCGATGCCGGCGTGACGCATGCCTCAATGGAAGCGTCCAGTCATGGGCTCGACCAGCGCCGCCTGGATGGCGTGAAGCTCGCCGCCGGCGGCTTCACCAATCTCGGCCGCGACCATATGGATTATCACCCGACGGTCGAGGAATATCATCGAGCCAAACTGCGCCTGTTCGACACACTGCTGCCGAAGGGCGCGCCGGCCGTTATCTTCGCCGACGATCCGTGGTCGGCGCCGACCATCCAGGCGGCACAGGCTGCCGGGCTCAAGGTGCTGACGGTTGGCCGCCATGGCGATTTCCTCACGCTGAAGCGGGTCGAGCACGAACGCCATCGCCAGCGCGCCGAGGTCGAGGCCGAGGGCGTGCTCTACGAAATCGACCTGCCGCTGGCCGGCGATTTCCAGATTTCGAACGCGCTGGTTTCGGCGGGACTTGCCATTTCCACCGGAACACCTGTCGCCAAGGCCTTGATGTCCTTGGAGAAACTCAAGGGTGCCCCGGGCCGGCTCGACCTCGTCGGCACCACCGCCAGCGGCGCGCCGGTCTATGTCGACTACGCCCACAAGCCCGACGCGCTGGAAAACGTGCTGGCTTCTGTGCGGCCGTTCACCACCGGCCGCGTGATGGTCGTCTTCGGCTGCGGCGGCGACCGCGACCGGGGCAAAAGACCGATCATGGGCGAGATCGCGACCCGGCTTGCCGATGTCGTCATCGTCACCGACGACAATCCGCGCTCCGAAGTGCCCGAAATGATCCGCGCCGCCATTCTGGCCGCCGCCCCAGGCGCCATCGAGATCGGCGACCGGCGCAAGGCGATCCACGAGGCTGTCGGCATGCTGCATGCAGGCGACACGCTGATCGTGGCCGGCAAAGGTCATGAGGAAGGCCAGACGGTCGGCTCCGAAACCTTGCATTTCTCCGACCACGAGGAAGTCCGCGCGGCGCTTCGGGAGCGTGCCGCATGA
- the murC gene encoding UDP-N-acetylmuramate--L-alanine ligase, translating into MKMPQTIGLVHFIGIGGIGMSGIAEVLHNLGYKVQGSDQADSANVQRLRDKGIECFVGHKAENLGGAEVVVVSTAIKKSNPELKAAREKLLPIVRRAEMLAELMRFRQAVAIGGTHGKTTTTSMVATLLEAGGLDPTVINGGIINAYGTNARMGDGEWMVVEADESDGTFLKLPAEIAVVTNIDPEHLDHYGSFDKVREAFRQFVENVPFYGFGVMCTDHPEVQALVGRIEDRRVITYGENAQADVRFTNHRMAGATSEFDVIIRDRKTGSQSTISGLRLPMPGRHNVSNATAAIAVAHELGLSAEAIKKGLSSFAGVKRRFTLTGSWNGVDVFDDYGHHPVEISAVLKAARSATKGRVIAIAQPHRFTRLHDLFNEFSACFNDADTVMVAPVYAAGEDPIDGVTSDELVSRIRAGGHRDARYIEGPTAIAPIIRDLAKPGDFVVFLGAGNITQWAYALPKELAAS; encoded by the coding sequence ATGAAGATGCCGCAGACCATCGGCCTTGTGCATTTCATCGGTATTGGCGGCATCGGCATGAGCGGCATCGCCGAGGTGCTGCACAATCTCGGCTACAAGGTGCAAGGGTCCGACCAGGCCGACAGCGCCAATGTGCAGCGGTTGCGCGACAAGGGCATCGAATGCTTCGTCGGCCACAAGGCCGAGAATCTCGGCGGTGCCGAGGTGGTGGTCGTTTCGACCGCGATCAAGAAATCCAATCCGGAGCTGAAGGCCGCGCGGGAAAAATTGCTCCCCATCGTGCGCCGCGCCGAGATGCTGGCCGAGCTGATGCGCTTCCGCCAGGCCGTCGCCATCGGCGGCACGCATGGCAAGACGACAACGACCTCGATGGTGGCGACACTGCTGGAAGCCGGCGGGCTCGATCCGACCGTCATCAATGGCGGCATCATCAACGCCTACGGCACCAATGCCCGCATGGGCGACGGCGAATGGATGGTGGTCGAGGCCGACGAGAGCGACGGCACCTTCCTCAAGCTGCCGGCCGAAATCGCCGTCGTCACCAACATCGATCCCGAGCATCTCGACCATTATGGCAGCTTCGACAAGGTGCGCGAGGCGTTCCGTCAGTTCGTCGAGAACGTGCCGTTCTACGGCTTCGGCGTGATGTGCACCGACCATCCGGAAGTGCAGGCGCTGGTCGGCCGCATCGAGGACCGCCGCGTCATCACCTATGGCGAGAACGCGCAGGCCGATGTGCGCTTCACCAACCACCGCATGGCGGGCGCCACCTCCGAGTTCGACGTGATTATCCGCGACCGCAAGACCGGCAGCCAGAGCACGATTTCAGGCCTGCGCCTGCCGATGCCCGGCCGTCACAATGTCTCCAACGCCACCGCCGCAATCGCCGTCGCGCATGAGCTTGGCCTGTCCGCCGAGGCGATCAAGAAGGGCCTGTCGTCCTTCGCCGGCGTCAAGCGCCGCTTCACCCTCACCGGATCCTGGAACGGCGTCGACGTGTTCGACGACTACGGCCACCATCCGGTCGAGATTTCGGCCGTGCTCAAGGCCGCGCGCAGCGCCACCAAAGGCCGCGTCATCGCCATTGCCCAGCCGCACCGCTTCACCCGGCTGCACGATCTGTTCAACGAGTTCTCCGCCTGCTTCAACGACGCAGACACGGTGATGGTCGCCCCGGTCTACGCCGCCGGCGAAGACCCGATCGACGGCGTCACCTCGGATGAGCTGGTGTCACGCATCCGCGCCGGCGGGCATCGCGACGCGCGCTATATAGAGGGACCGACGGCGATCGCGCCTATCATTCGCGATCTCGCCAAGCCCGGCGACTTCGTCGTTTTCCTCGGCGCCGGCAACATCACCCAATGGGCCTATGCTCTGCCAAAGGAGCTTGCCGCCTCATGA
- the murG gene encoding undecaprenyldiphospho-muramoylpentapeptide beta-N-acetylglucosaminyltransferase, translated as MARGVILLAAGGTGGHLFPAEALAHELNERGWTVHLATDDRAERFAGHFPAAAVHPIQSATMGSKNPIAVLGAFWKIWRGVRQASAIIGRIKPDAVVGFGGYPTLPPLYAATRRKVPTLIHEQNAVMGRANRALAGRVDAIAGGFLPQDTSATGAKTVTTGNPVRPAVLEAAKTPYAASTGEEPFRLLMFGGSQGAQFFSDAMPGAIALLSDAQRKRLVITQQARADDVARVKAAYAALGVAVEVSPFFTDMAARMAAAHLVISRSGASTVSEIAVIGRPALLVPYPYALDHDQAANAAALAAAGGGEVHPQSTLSPERIATLIGGLMDKPERLAAMAAGAKSAGRPDAARLLADLTEAIASQKTVSDFRKGTQA; from the coding sequence ATGGCGAGGGGTGTCATCCTTCTCGCGGCGGGCGGAACCGGCGGACATCTGTTTCCGGCCGAGGCGCTGGCGCACGAGCTGAACGAGCGCGGCTGGACGGTGCATCTGGCGACCGACGACCGCGCCGAGCGGTTCGCCGGTCATTTCCCGGCTGCCGCCGTCCATCCGATCCAGTCGGCGACGATGGGCTCGAAGAATCCGATCGCCGTGCTTGGCGCGTTCTGGAAAATCTGGCGCGGCGTGCGCCAGGCCTCCGCTATTATCGGCCGCATCAAGCCGGATGCGGTGGTCGGTTTTGGCGGTTACCCGACCCTGCCGCCGCTCTATGCGGCGACGCGGCGCAAGGTGCCGACGCTGATCCATGAGCAGAACGCGGTGATGGGGCGCGCCAACCGGGCGCTGGCCGGCCGCGTCGATGCCATTGCCGGCGGCTTCCTGCCGCAGGATACGAGTGCCACGGGCGCCAAGACGGTGACGACGGGCAATCCGGTCAGGCCGGCTGTGCTGGAAGCAGCCAAGACGCCTTATGCGGCGTCGACCGGGGAGGAGCCGTTCCGCCTGCTGATGTTCGGGGGCAGCCAGGGCGCCCAGTTCTTTTCCGATGCCATGCCGGGCGCCATCGCGCTGCTTTCCGACGCGCAGCGCAAGCGCCTGGTGATCACCCAGCAGGCCCGCGCGGACGACGTGGCGCGGGTGAAGGCGGCCTATGCCGCGCTTGGCGTCGCCGTCGAGGTCTCGCCCTTCTTCACCGACATGGCGGCGCGCATGGCGGCGGCGCATCTGGTGATCTCGCGCTCCGGCGCCTCGACCGTCTCGGAGATCGCCGTCATCGGCCGGCCGGCGCTGCTGGTGCCCTATCCCTATGCGCTCGACCATGACCAGGCGGCGAACGCGGCGGCCCTTGCCGCTGCCGGCGGCGGCGAGGTTCACCCGCAATCGACACTGTCGCCCGAGCGCATCGCAACCCTGATTGGCGGGCTGATGGACAAGCCTGAGCGGCTGGCGGCGATGGCCGCGGGCGCGAAATCGGCCGGCAGGCCGGACGCGGCACGGTTGCTCGCCGATCTCACAGAGGCTATTGCGTCCCAAAAAACCGTTTCGGATTTCAGGAAGGGCACGCAAGCATGA
- the mraY gene encoding phospho-N-acetylmuramoyl-pentapeptide-transferase — protein sequence MFTLLVDFADKISVFNVFRYITFRTGGALITSALIVFIFGPTIINSLRLRQGKGQPIRADGPQTHFKKAGTPTMGGLMILSGIIGSSLLWANLSSIYVWVVLLVTLGFGSIGFYDDYLKVTKQSHLGFSGKARLGLEFIIAGIAAWVIMHNGQAPFSSSLTFPFAKEFIVNLGWFFIPFSCFVIVGAGNAVNLTDGLDGLAIVPIMIAAASFGVIAYLSGNAVFAEYLQIHFVPGTGELAVVLGAVIGAGLGFLWFNAPPAAIFMGDTGSLAMGGLIGTVAVATKHEIVLVIVGGLFVVEILSVIIQVGYFKMTGKRVFLMAPIHHHFEKLGWTESQVVIRFWIIAVILALVGLSTLKLR from the coding sequence ATGTTTACACTGCTGGTCGATTTCGCGGACAAGATCTCGGTCTTCAATGTCTTCCGCTACATCACGTTCCGCACCGGCGGGGCGCTGATCACCTCGGCGCTGATCGTCTTCATCTTCGGGCCGACCATCATCAATTCGCTGCGGCTTCGCCAGGGCAAGGGCCAGCCGATCCGCGCCGACGGGCCGCAGACGCATTTCAAGAAGGCCGGCACACCGACCATGGGCGGGCTGATGATCCTGTCCGGCATCATCGGCTCGTCGCTCCTGTGGGCGAATCTGTCGAGCATCTATGTCTGGGTGGTGCTTCTGGTGACGCTGGGCTTCGGCTCGATCGGCTTCTACGACGACTATCTGAAGGTGACCAAGCAGTCGCATCTGGGCTTCTCCGGCAAGGCGCGGCTGGGGCTCGAATTCATCATCGCGGGCATCGCCGCCTGGGTGATCATGCACAACGGCCAGGCGCCGTTCTCGTCATCGCTGACCTTCCCCTTCGCCAAGGAATTCATCGTCAACCTCGGCTGGTTCTTCATCCCGTTCTCCTGCTTCGTCATCGTCGGCGCCGGCAATGCGGTGAACCTCACCGACGGCCTCGACGGTCTGGCGATCGTGCCGATCATGATCGCGGCGGCGTCCTTCGGCGTCATCGCCTATCTCTCGGGCAACGCGGTGTTCGCCGAGTATCTGCAGATCCATTTCGTTCCCGGCACCGGCGAACTGGCGGTCGTGCTCGGCGCCGTCATCGGCGCCGGCCTCGGCTTCCTCTGGTTCAACGCACCGCCGGCGGCGATCTTCATGGGCGACACCGGTTCGCTGGCCATGGGCGGCCTGATCGGCACCGTCGCGGTCGCGACCAAGCACGAGATCGTGCTGGTGATCGTCGGCGGATTGTTTGTCGTGGAAATCCTGTCGGTCATCATCCAGGTCGGCTACTTCAAGATGACCGGCAAGCGCGTGTTCCTGATGGCGCCGATCCACCATCATTTCGAAAAGCTCGGCTGGACCGAGAGCCAGGTCGTGATCCGCTTCTGGATCATCGCCGTCATCCTGGCGCTGGTCGGCCTCTCAACCCTGAAGCTGAGATAG